One window from the genome of Myxococcales bacterium encodes:
- a CDS encoding BamA/TamA family outer membrane protein, translating into MTVRGACTMLLVALVLSPMTALRADPTPPPTSPATDGSPYIEAADLDAPFGPPRHIEHISVRGAPAHEVREIVAVLPFAVGDTLAAGDSALRDAKLRVLSLGTYRDAAFAISKGSERGSIIIAITVWPRPGWSLNRLWLGTSHASSAWLGGEVERKNVWRRLDVAGSILGAMAGDIAGDGAQSAIELRATRAPYVSTPFGGQLVLRLANYHEPIQISGAPGSHADADFTSLAYRYGELAVRGLWDLDRPTRLRAGPRIGILRGGQVPALTRTHEGATQAIDVGLLPGTSVRASANVGIEYDVRDHPRNPRRGFFGDLDADVLISGLGSDYAAVKLRASLEHWLPLSQGRRALGVLAQGQVVFGDPPRSDRIYVNDLYPWLPMRSLGMALATRAPSDLLGTGIDRAPAGNQAASVAIQFVQRIAGRRSWLVRGDFFVSAGLFTLRDTKEYAGVPHAALPLGILADVGVRFETRFGIVELSLANLGSRLP; encoded by the coding sequence ATGACGGTTCGTGGCGCGTGCACGATGTTGCTGGTGGCCCTCGTGTTATCGCCGATGACCGCGCTGCGCGCTGATCCCACGCCCCCGCCTACGTCGCCTGCGACCGACGGCTCACCGTACATAGAGGCCGCGGATCTCGACGCCCCGTTTGGCCCGCCGCGCCACATTGAGCACATCTCGGTGCGCGGCGCCCCCGCCCATGAGGTCCGCGAAATTGTCGCCGTGCTGCCGTTTGCCGTGGGCGATACCCTTGCCGCGGGCGACAGCGCGCTGCGCGACGCCAAGCTCCGCGTCTTGTCGCTCGGCACGTATCGCGATGCCGCGTTTGCCATCAGCAAGGGCAGCGAACGAGGGTCGATCATCATCGCGATCACGGTGTGGCCCCGCCCGGGGTGGAGCCTTAATCGCCTGTGGCTTGGCACCAGCCATGCGAGCTCGGCCTGGCTCGGCGGTGAGGTCGAGCGCAAGAACGTGTGGCGTCGCCTCGACGTCGCCGGCTCCATCTTGGGCGCCATGGCCGGCGATATTGCCGGCGATGGGGCGCAATCTGCCATCGAGTTGAGGGCGACGCGCGCGCCGTATGTCTCGACGCCGTTTGGCGGGCAACTCGTGCTCCGCCTCGCCAACTATCACGAGCCCATCCAAATCTCGGGCGCGCCTGGCAGCCACGCCGACGCCGACTTCACTTCGCTGGCCTATCGATATGGTGAACTCGCGGTGCGAGGGCTGTGGGATCTCGACCGCCCGACCCGTCTGCGTGCCGGCCCTCGCATTGGCATCTTGCGCGGTGGGCAGGTCCCCGCGCTGACGCGCACGCACGAGGGCGCAACGCAAGCGATCGATGTCGGGCTGCTCCCAGGCACGAGTGTGCGCGCCTCGGCCAATGTCGGCATTGAGTACGACGTGCGCGACCATCCACGAAATCCCCGCCGTGGCTTCTTTGGCGATCTCGACGCCGACGTGCTGATCAGCGGGCTAGGCAGCGACTACGCCGCGGTCAAGCTGCGCGCCAGCCTAGAACATTGGTTGCCGCTGAGCCAGGGCCGCCGCGCGCTGGGCGTGCTGGCGCAGGGGCAGGTTGTCTTTGGCGATCCGCCACGCTCGGATCGAATCTATGTCAACGATCTATATCCGTGGCTGCCAATGCGATCACTTGGCATGGCGCTCGCCACCCGCGCCCCGAGCGACCTGCTCGGTACGGGCATCGATCGCGCGCCGGCTGGCAACCAAGCCGCATCGGTGGCGATCCAATTTGTGCAACGCATCGCGGGGCGCCGCAGCTGGCTGGTACGCGGCGATTTTTTTGTGAGCGCCGGGCTGTTTACGTTGCGCGACACCAAAGAATACGCTGGCGTGCCACACGCCGCGCTGCCCCTTGGCATTCTGGCCGATGTGGGGGTTCGCTTCGAGACCAGGTTCGGTATCGTTGAGCTTTCGCTCGCCAATCTAGGGAGTCGCCTGCCTTGA
- a CDS encoding DUF4390 domain-containing protein, whose product MNTRRCLATVALVAALLDVAGHASADVITRVSRMKFVETPPTMRVNGDVTSIFDGRTYAELDSGLPTTVVIRYALYRDRDDKVVATGVLKRRIVYDLWDEVYVLQFDAAGGGFAVRVKSKAEALRRMVTLENLPVGPLAAIEYTDHHHVVFVVELNPVSAEALAEVRRWLRQGASASFLSVFINHDLADAERVLRVRTRPFYRVRR is encoded by the coding sequence TTGAACACCAGGCGCTGCTTAGCCACGGTCGCGCTCGTTGCCGCCTTGTTGGACGTCGCGGGGCACGCCTCGGCGGACGTGATCACGCGCGTGTCGCGCATGAAATTTGTCGAGACGCCGCCCACCATGCGAGTCAATGGCGACGTCACGAGCATCTTCGACGGCCGCACGTACGCCGAACTTGACAGCGGGCTGCCCACCACGGTGGTTATTCGCTACGCGCTCTACCGCGACCGCGACGACAAGGTCGTGGCGACGGGCGTGCTCAAGCGCCGCATCGTCTACGATCTGTGGGATGAGGTGTATGTCTTGCAATTTGACGCTGCCGGCGGCGGCTTTGCGGTGCGCGTCAAGAGCAAGGCTGAGGCGCTGCGTCGCATGGTGACGCTTGAAAACCTGCCGGTTGGCCCGCTGGCCGCCATTGAATACACAGACCACCACCATGTGGTGTTTGTGGTCGAGCTCAACCCGGTCTCAGCGGAGGCGCTGGCAGAGGTGCGGCGTTGGTTGCGGCAAGGCGCGTCGGCGTCGTTTCTCTCGGTCTTTATTAATCACGATCTCGCCGATGCGGAGCGCGTTTTGCGCGTGCGTACGCGGCCGTTTTATCGGGTGAGGCGATAA
- a CDS encoding HAMP domain-containing protein, translated as MTPALPAPRRRSVSLQAKLTLVFIGLLITPTLVSWWLVTQIGAVTSGFGRNEATARLTALEGALAAYTELIATKKQACASATKAIATGLPPGAAPSDAAVQNAKLTYPELHALTVLAAQAAAEPSPVSSAAALPVGYRYYDVDAPLGAANVLRARFVVRDWQVEAQQIHVALDQARSATRVRSAMPRSYLIAFWLTVGGAVLLAATIGAFASRRVARRAEAVLATTRAVAQGDMAARSRLLGDDEFAELAEGVDTMLDALQESQRHVTYLQRVNTWQDVARRLAHEIKNPLTPIQLAVQQCVSAYRGDDAAFGKTLHTAQEIVEDEIRSLRRLVDTFRTLGQLPRVQATPMRLALVLDDLSHMPEFSELVTIDRAHDDIIAMADRLMLRRLLANLIDNGMQAGQGHGRAGRVQVSTSLDAGAITCFIDDEGPGVKPGNAAAIFEPYFTTKKSGTGLGLSIAKTIAIDHGGDLVASASPSPLGGARFVVTIPLATAAVPPAPTRGET; from the coding sequence GTGACGCCGGCCCTCCCCGCGCCTCGGCGCCGCAGCGTCAGCTTGCAGGCCAAGCTAACGTTGGTTTTTATTGGCCTGCTCATCACGCCGACGTTGGTATCGTGGTGGTTGGTGACGCAAATCGGCGCGGTGACGTCGGGTTTTGGCCGCAACGAGGCCACGGCGCGGCTGACCGCGCTTGAAGGCGCGCTCGCCGCCTATACCGAGTTGATCGCGACCAAGAAACAGGCGTGCGCCAGCGCAACCAAAGCCATCGCAACCGGGTTGCCCCCGGGCGCCGCGCCAAGTGACGCCGCCGTGCAGAACGCCAAGCTTACGTACCCCGAGCTGCATGCGCTGACCGTGCTCGCGGCCCAGGCCGCAGCTGAGCCGTCGCCTGTGTCATCCGCCGCCGCCCTGCCGGTTGGATATCGCTACTACGACGTCGACGCACCGCTTGGTGCGGCAAACGTGCTGCGCGCGCGATTTGTGGTGCGCGATTGGCAGGTGGAGGCGCAACAAATCCACGTCGCCCTCGACCAAGCTCGCTCGGCAACGCGCGTCCGCAGTGCCATGCCACGCAGCTATCTGATTGCCTTTTGGTTGACCGTGGGTGGTGCCGTGTTACTCGCCGCCACGATCGGCGCGTTCGCTTCGCGGCGCGTCGCGCGCCGTGCGGAAGCCGTGCTCGCCACCACGCGAGCGGTTGCGCAGGGCGACATGGCCGCGCGCAGCAGGCTACTTGGCGACGATGAATTCGCCGAGCTTGCCGAGGGCGTCGACACCATGCTCGATGCGCTGCAAGAAAGCCAACGTCACGTGACGTACCTGCAGCGGGTTAACACGTGGCAGGACGTCGCGCGCCGCCTTGCGCACGAGATCAAAAATCCGCTCACCCCAATTCAGCTCGCGGTGCAACAGTGTGTCTCTGCGTATCGCGGCGACGACGCGGCGTTTGGCAAGACGCTGCACACGGCGCAAGAAATCGTCGAGGACGAGATTCGCAGCCTGCGCCGCCTCGTCGATACATTTCGCACGCTGGGCCAATTGCCGCGGGTACAGGCCACCCCCATGCGCTTAGCCCTCGTGCTCGACGATCTGAGCCACATGCCAGAATTTTCCGAGCTGGTCACGATCGATCGCGCCCACGACGATATCATCGCGATGGCCGACCGCCTCATGCTGCGTCGCCTGCTTGCCAATCTCATCGATAATGGCATGCAGGCCGGCCAAGGGCACGGCCGCGCCGGGCGCGTGCAAGTATCGACGTCGCTGGACGCAGGCGCCATCACCTGCTTCATCGATGACGAAGGCCCTGGCGTAAAACCTGGCAATGCCGCGGCGATTTTTGAACCCTACTTCACGACGAAAAAATCGGGCACCGGGCTTGGCCTCTCCATCGCGAAAACCATCGCGATCGATCATGGCGGCGATTTGGTCGCCTCGGCCTCACCCTCGCCACTCGGTGGGGCGCGCTTTGTCGTTACGATTCCACTGGCGACGGCGGCGGTGCCACCGGCACCAACCCGTGGGGAAACTTAA
- the tsaB gene encoding tRNA (adenosine(37)-N6)-threonylcarbamoyltransferase complex dimerization subunit type 1 TsaB, which yields MMLALGLDTATNTASVAVVDMASGDVRAEAVTEVAAHSTNLLALIADALAQASVSLAEIQAFVAGAGPGSFTGLRIGLATVKGLAYVHRRPLWLTSSLAATLPRAGAMLGGHDTAVVVLDARRAEVYVGWFARVGDGWQPLRDESVTSAAALTDQLVAFGRPVTLVGDGALLYRDALTPALAVGHVIDSRFVTPSAAAAIAAIARLEHGARVDALFAGAPTYIRLAEAQVKFPHGLVPVAPPPSPVES from the coding sequence ATGATGCTAGCTCTCGGGCTCGATACGGCCACCAACACCGCGAGCGTGGCGGTGGTCGACATGGCGTCGGGCGACGTGCGTGCCGAGGCGGTCACCGAGGTCGCGGCGCACAGCACAAATCTGCTGGCGCTCATCGCCGACGCGCTGGCGCAGGCCTCGGTCTCACTTGCTGAGATCCAAGCCTTTGTTGCCGGCGCGGGGCCAGGGTCATTCACGGGGCTTCGCATTGGGCTCGCCACCGTCAAGGGCCTGGCCTATGTCCATCGCCGACCGCTATGGCTGACCTCCTCCCTCGCGGCAACGCTGCCGCGCGCCGGCGCCATGCTGGGTGGGCATGACACGGCGGTGGTGGTGCTCGATGCGAGGCGAGCGGAAGTGTACGTCGGTTGGTTTGCGCGCGTCGGCGATGGTTGGCAGCCGCTGCGCGATGAAAGCGTAACCTCGGCCGCAGCGCTGACGGATCAGTTGGTGGCCTTTGGCCGGCCGGTGACCTTGGTAGGCGACGGCGCGTTGCTGTATCGCGATGCGCTGACGCCTGCGTTGGCGGTGGGGCATGTGATCGACTCGCGTTTTGTCACGCCCTCGGCAGCCGCCGCGATCGCCGCCATCGCGCGGCTCGAGCACGGCGCGCGCGTCGACGCCTTATTCGCCGGCGCGCCGACCTATATTCGCCTCGCCGAGGCGCAGGTTAAGTTTCCCCACGGGTTGGTGCCGGTGGCACCGCCGCCGTCGCCAGTGGAATCGTAA
- a CDS encoding site-2 protease family protein, with translation MFVLYFLMALGLLVFIHELGHFAAAKLLGVDVARVSIGYGPALWRVRLRGTQYQMGILPLGGYVRLRDEEGEHPRSLRAQPLWRQALVIFAGPLANFLVAIALYAMLFVGHRQLPAPVLGDVVPEGPAERAGLLPGDRIVAVNGEPTIYWDDMASVVAGAIGRDLRLTIARGGKVFERVLAPVATVERHRDGSQTRHGYLGIAQVPFAPVVGILDRASPAAQAGMATGDIIASIDGVNVATWADIDRRLRHVASRANIVYLRRTNVAGLPVDLLTAELADIVPRVAMDEQLRRSTYTGIERSDLVIATVKPGSPADLAGLRAGDLVVALNGTPLRQWMDLESRLLAAPEATHLVAWRRTNAAGASVAMSSEMRQAWQSFRDDYGHVGRRLVFGARNVEHRGEPIMAPIQNRISYALGKSVAKTVEALAVMGAGFSAIATGSSPRASLGGPITMFQAASVSAARGWESFLLLAALVSVNLCFLNLLPIPMLDGGQFAFLVVERVLRRRILPQTRERAQLVGLVILLGFSVFALRNDIARLMGG, from the coding sequence ATGTTCGTACTCTATTTTTTGATGGCCCTTGGGCTGCTGGTGTTTATCCACGAGCTGGGGCACTTCGCGGCGGCCAAGCTGCTTGGCGTGGATGTCGCGCGCGTATCGATCGGCTACGGGCCGGCGCTATGGCGTGTCCGCTTGCGTGGCACGCAATACCAGATGGGCATTCTGCCGCTTGGCGGTTACGTGCGCCTGCGCGACGAAGAGGGCGAGCACCCGCGTAGCTTGCGCGCACAGCCCTTGTGGCGGCAGGCGTTGGTGATTTTCGCCGGGCCTTTGGCAAATTTTCTGGTGGCGATTGCGCTCTACGCGATGTTGTTCGTCGGGCATCGACAGCTGCCGGCCCCGGTGCTTGGCGACGTGGTGCCCGAAGGTCCCGCCGAACGCGCCGGGCTCTTGCCGGGCGATCGCATCGTCGCGGTCAATGGTGAGCCAACCATCTATTGGGACGACATGGCCTCGGTGGTCGCCGGCGCGATCGGGCGAGATCTTCGGCTTACGATTGCGCGCGGCGGGAAGGTGTTTGAACGCGTGCTGGCGCCGGTGGCCACGGTCGAGCGCCATCGCGATGGGTCACAGACCAGGCATGGCTATCTCGGCATCGCCCAGGTGCCGTTTGCGCCGGTGGTCGGAATTCTCGATCGCGCGTCGCCGGCGGCCCAAGCCGGCATGGCTACCGGCGATATCATCGCCAGCATCGACGGCGTCAACGTCGCGACGTGGGCCGACATCGATCGTCGGCTGCGCCATGTCGCTTCGCGCGCTAACATCGTCTATTTGCGCCGCACCAACGTCGCCGGCTTGCCGGTCGATCTGCTAACCGCCGAGCTCGCCGATATCGTGCCGCGCGTAGCCATGGATGAGCAATTGCGACGCAGCACCTATACCGGCATCGAACGTTCGGATCTGGTAATCGCCACCGTCAAGCCCGGCTCGCCAGCTGATCTCGCAGGCCTGCGCGCAGGCGATCTCGTAGTCGCCTTAAATGGCACGCCGCTGCGACAGTGGATGGACCTCGAGTCGCGCCTGCTTGCCGCGCCCGAGGCCACGCATCTCGTGGCATGGCGACGGACCAATGCCGCCGGCGCCTCGGTCGCCATGTCATCCGAGATGCGCCAGGCGTGGCAGTCATTTCGCGACGACTATGGCCATGTCGGGCGGCGCCTGGTGTTTGGTGCCCGCAACGTCGAACACCGCGGGGAACCAATCATGGCGCCGATCCAAAATCGCATCAGCTACGCGCTTGGCAAATCGGTGGCCAAGACCGTTGAGGCGTTGGCCGTGATGGGCGCTGGGTTCTCCGCAATCGCCACCGGCTCGTCACCTCGCGCCTCGCTGGGAGGGCCGATTACGATGTTTCAGGCCGCGTCGGTATCCGCGGCGCGCGGCTGGGAGAGCTTTCTGCTGCTCGCCGCGCTGGTCTCGGTCAACCTGTGTTTCTTAAATCTGCTGCCCATCCCCATGCTCGATGGCGGCCAATTCGCCTTTCTCGTCGTCGAGCGCGTGCTGCGGCGGCGCATCCTGCCGCAGACGCGCGAGCGCGCGCAATTGGTCGGCCTGGTGATTCTGCTGGGATTCTCGGTTTTTGCCTTGCGCAATGATATCGCGCGGCTTATGGGTGGATGA
- a CDS encoding PEGA domain-containing protein has protein sequence MTATKYSVSLVGLVARFLVALVLVALAAESASAQTCPMDKPSRRYKVKIESAPAGAVVYLDRKECGPVGVTPWQGTMASGDYKVILELEGYNLGEKQIKIARKSALQSFFHPLDKRIDPPKLDIRADSDQNIFGAAISVDGQVQGTVPAIVITTPGRHLVEIRKDGYEPFTSWVEAYENKTVLVTPVLRAVQAKVGTIIVEADVLDAEVYINGVKNPDNTPTIVAGIIEGVHVVEVRKGGGEPWKQSVQVIAGQQAKVRAQLASTLSGTISVQSNISGAQVYVDGKEAGRAPVNVSVPAGDHLVSVRADGYSAAEETVKVANNSTATIKLDLSPAVGGPIGTLSVVSPVPGAEVFVDGARLGTVPQEQQIASGEHYVVVKLAGYKSFEAKVLVEGGKVTQVSAELKASGKLRVLSSPSGAQVTINGLVKGTTPVDIDVEAGANIISVEAPGRTAYECSVVVTDPANPAPAGGGGCLVTVASGGDAMINAELPIAKLSVEEQEVERRSRSSWGARTLEKGSAMADISVGYPYYLYGRATFGFGKLGPVGFDAALLYKTNLARGNLGIGARALIYDRSPIAVGAFTEFSGGGSRLDQSGRSGLDWNLGGTVSLTAINAITISARLYLNVYGDKHCPEIENGQFLEDSPIDACVGYQKRLNGENPADFTLADQLRLEELTGMSGNEMFGGRDWGGRFMGSLIAEAAVQERWSLFVVLDSALAQKERAFYTNLVSKSMLEKDYGMYIQAGASFKF, from the coding sequence ATGACTGCAACAAAATACTCGGTATCGCTCGTTGGCCTCGTGGCCCGCTTCTTGGTTGCCTTGGTGTTGGTCGCGTTGGCTGCGGAGTCCGCCAGCGCGCAAACCTGTCCGATGGATAAGCCCAGCCGCCGTTACAAGGTGAAGATCGAGTCGGCACCTGCCGGCGCGGTCGTCTATCTCGATCGCAAAGAGTGCGGCCCGGTTGGCGTGACCCCTTGGCAGGGCACCATGGCCTCGGGCGACTACAAGGTCATCCTCGAGCTCGAAGGCTACAATCTCGGCGAGAAACAGATCAAAATCGCGCGCAAGAGCGCGTTGCAATCCTTCTTTCACCCGCTGGATAAGCGCATCGATCCGCCCAAGCTCGACATCCGCGCCGACTCAGACCAGAACATTTTTGGCGCCGCCATTTCCGTTGATGGCCAGGTTCAGGGCACCGTGCCGGCCATCGTCATCACGACGCCAGGCCGCCATCTCGTCGAAATCCGCAAGGATGGCTATGAGCCGTTTACGAGCTGGGTCGAGGCCTACGAAAACAAGACCGTGCTGGTCACTCCGGTGCTGCGCGCGGTGCAAGCCAAGGTAGGCACCATCATCGTCGAGGCGGACGTGCTCGACGCCGAGGTCTATATCAACGGCGTTAAAAACCCCGATAACACGCCGACCATCGTCGCCGGCATCATCGAAGGCGTTCACGTCGTCGAGGTCCGTAAGGGCGGCGGCGAGCCGTGGAAGCAAAGCGTGCAGGTGATCGCGGGTCAACAGGCCAAGGTGCGGGCACAGCTCGCGTCGACGCTGAGCGGCACGATTTCCGTGCAATCCAACATCTCGGGTGCGCAGGTCTACGTCGACGGCAAAGAGGCCGGTCGAGCGCCGGTCAACGTGAGCGTGCCGGCGGGAGACCACTTGGTTTCAGTACGCGCGGATGGCTACAGCGCCGCCGAAGAAACCGTGAAGGTCGCCAACAACTCGACGGCGACGATCAAGCTCGATCTGTCGCCCGCGGTCGGTGGCCCCATCGGCACGCTGAGCGTGGTGTCACCCGTGCCCGGCGCCGAGGTATTTGTCGACGGCGCGCGCCTGGGCACCGTGCCACAAGAGCAGCAAATCGCTTCTGGCGAGCACTATGTGGTCGTCAAGCTCGCGGGCTACAAGTCGTTCGAAGCCAAAGTGCTGGTCGAGGGCGGCAAGGTCACCCAGGTCAGCGCCGAGCTCAAGGCCAGCGGCAAGCTGCGCGTATTATCGAGCCCAAGCGGGGCACAGGTGACGATCAATGGCTTGGTCAAGGGCACCACGCCCGTCGACATCGACGTCGAAGCCGGGGCCAACATTATCAGTGTCGAGGCGCCAGGACGCACCGCCTATGAATGCTCGGTCGTGGTGACAGATCCGGCGAATCCCGCGCCGGCCGGCGGCGGAGGCTGCCTCGTCACGGTGGCCAGCGGCGGCGATGCGATGATCAACGCCGAGCTGCCAATTGCCAAGCTCAGCGTCGAAGAACAAGAAGTCGAGCGTCGCAGCCGTTCTTCGTGGGGCGCGCGCACCTTGGAGAAGGGCAGCGCGATGGCTGACATTTCGGTTGGCTATCCGTACTACCTGTATGGTCGCGCGACTTTCGGCTTTGGCAAGCTCGGCCCCGTCGGCTTTGACGCCGCCCTGCTCTATAAGACGAACCTTGCGCGCGGCAACCTTGGGATAGGGGCGCGGGCGCTCATCTACGATCGCTCCCCCATCGCCGTGGGCGCCTTCACCGAGTTCTCGGGTGGGGGCAGTCGCCTCGATCAGTCGGGGCGCAGCGGCCTTGATTGGAATCTGGGCGGCACCGTGTCGCTGACGGCCATCAATGCCATCACGATCAGCGCGCGGCTCTATCTCAATGTCTACGGCGACAAACACTGTCCCGAAATCGAAAACGGCCAGTTCCTCGAAGATAGCCCGATCGATGCCTGCGTCGGCTACCAAAAACGCCTCAACGGCGAAAATCCTGCGGACTTCACCTTGGCGGATCAGTTGCGCTTGGAAGAGCTCACGGGCATGTCCGGCAACGAGATGTTTGGCGGGCGTGATTGGGGCGGGCGGTTCATGGGCAGCCTCATCGCCGAGGCCGCAGTGCAAGAACGCTGGAGCCTGTTCGTCGTGCTCGACTCGGCGTTGGCGCAAAAAGAGCGCGCCTTTTATACCAACCTGGTTTCGAAATCGATGCTCGAAAAAGACTACGGCATGTACATCCAGGCCGGCGCCTCCTTTAAGTTCTAG
- the uppP gene encoding undecaprenyl-diphosphatase UppP translates to MPYWFAFVMGLVQGASEFLPISSTAHLRLAPALLGQPDPGAAFTAVVQLGTLAAVLIYYARDVFWTLPRGVLAAGYPAERRLAGQLVLATLPIVAAGLVLKPFIVGDARSLWVVASALIAVALVMIYAERATEKKSEKRTISQLGYQHALLIGCAQACALVPGVSRSGATIAIALLLGLARPEAARFSFLLSIPAIAGAGLFELGDALRAMPSLGPIVLATVVAAVSGYLSIHWLLRFLSRASLRSFAYYRLALGAVIFVLLVTHRVA, encoded by the coding sequence GTGCCGTATTGGTTTGCGTTCGTGATGGGGCTGGTGCAGGGCGCCAGCGAATTTCTCCCCATTTCGTCGACCGCGCATCTGCGGCTGGCGCCGGCGCTGCTTGGCCAGCCCGATCCAGGCGCCGCGTTCACCGCGGTGGTTCAACTCGGCACGCTGGCGGCGGTGCTGATCTATTACGCTCGCGACGTGTTTTGGACGCTGCCGCGCGGTGTGCTCGCCGCGGGCTATCCAGCTGAGCGTAGGTTGGCGGGGCAGCTGGTGCTGGCCACGCTGCCCATCGTCGCGGCAGGGCTTGTGCTCAAGCCGTTCATCGTCGGCGATGCGCGATCGCTATGGGTGGTGGCAAGCGCGCTGATCGCGGTGGCGCTGGTCATGATCTATGCCGAACGCGCGACCGAGAAAAAGTCCGAAAAGCGGACGATTAGCCAATTAGGCTATCAGCACGCGCTCCTCATCGGCTGCGCGCAGGCGTGCGCCTTGGTGCCCGGCGTCTCGAGGTCAGGGGCAACCATCGCCATCGCGCTGCTCCTGGGCTTGGCGCGGCCCGAGGCGGCGCGCTTTTCCTTTTTGCTCAGCATCCCGGCCATCGCGGGTGCGGGCCTCTTCGAGCTGGGGGACGCCCTGCGCGCCATGCCCTCGCTGGGGCCGATCGTGCTCGCCACGGTGGTGGCGGCGGTGAGCGGCTATCTCTCCATCCACTGGCTGCTGCGCTTCTTGTCGCGCGCGTCGCTGCGATCGTTTGCCTACTATCGTCTGGCACTTGGCGCGGTGATTTTTGTGCTGTTAGTGACCCATCGCGTGGCATAG
- a CDS encoding redoxin domain-containing protein, whose translation MTLLGNAAPHFKLPSSDGGIVALTGLRGKKVVLFMYPKDNTPGCTLEAQGFTQARYAFAAQNAVVLGISKDSIASHCKFRDKYGLTVPLLSDESGATIAAYGAWGKKNLYGNISEGIIRSTFLIDEIGTVIKEWRGVKVAGHVEAVLDAVNGASVREIVAIAQVPSKLPGKPVAKKPVAKKPVAKKPVAKKPVAKKPVAKKPVAKKPVAKKPVAKKPVAKKPVAKKSAAKKSAAKKSAANRKR comes from the coding sequence ATGACTTTACTTGGAAATGCGGCTCCCCACTTTAAGCTCCCCTCATCCGATGGTGGCATCGTCGCGTTGACCGGCCTGCGCGGCAAAAAGGTGGTGCTCTTTATGTACCCCAAGGACAACACCCCTGGCTGCACGCTAGAGGCGCAAGGCTTCACCCAGGCGCGCTATGCCTTTGCCGCGCAAAATGCCGTGGTCCTCGGCATCAGCAAGGATTCCATTGCGTCGCACTGCAAGTTTCGCGACAAGTACGGTCTTACGGTTCCCTTGCTCTCCGATGAGAGCGGCGCCACCATTGCGGCCTATGGCGCGTGGGGCAAAAAGAATCTCTACGGCAATATCAGCGAGGGTATTATTCGATCAACATTTTTGATCGACGAAATCGGCACCGTGATCAAGGAATGGCGGGGCGTGAAGGTGGCCGGGCACGTTGAAGCCGTGCTCGATGCGGTCAACGGGGCCAGCGTTCGGGAAATCGTTGCGATCGCCCAGGTACCGAGCAAGCTGCCAGGCAAACCAGTCGCTAAGAAGCCGGTCGCCAAGAAGCCAGTCGCTAAGAAGCCGGTCGCTAAGAAGCCGGTCGCCAAGAAGCCGGTCGCCAAGAAGCCGGTCGCTAAGAAGCCGGTCGCTAAGAAGCCGGTCGCTAAGAAGCCGGTCGCTAAGAAGCCGGTCGCTAAGAAGTCAGCCGCTAAGAAGTCAGCCGCTAAGAAGTCAGCCGCTAACCGCAAGCGTTAA
- a CDS encoding LysR family transcriptional regulator, whose translation MTPDLESLRCFVSAATRLNFRNAAADVHLSPAALSGRIRQLEDHLGQELFVRTTRSVALTDSGKRLLPHAKSLLQAAEACTRIVASTDALPFELTIGTRFELGMSWLMPAMPSLDAARPHRTLHVHFSSGADLTRQVNNGELDAFITSSSVSTTKFEYEALHRENYAFVAAAKLWPPARRRVRPPTEQWCLLDTAPSLPLFRYLAETTGTAPWTFASMRYFGSIAPIKDWVLAGRGVAVLPHYYVTRELAQRKLVVLAPPAKLGHDYFRLVWKTGHPRAHELRQLAAELRTRPLS comes from the coding sequence ATGACGCCCGACCTCGAATCGCTGCGTTGCTTCGTCAGCGCCGCGACGCGGCTCAATTTCCGCAACGCCGCCGCCGACGTCCATCTCTCGCCGGCGGCGCTAAGCGGCCGCATTCGCCAGCTTGAGGACCACTTAGGCCAAGAACTTTTTGTGCGCACCACCCGCAGCGTCGCGCTTACCGATAGCGGCAAGCGCCTCTTGCCGCACGCCAAATCCCTGCTGCAGGCAGCCGAGGCGTGCACGCGCATCGTCGCGTCGACCGACGCCTTGCCTTTTGAACTCACCATCGGCACCCGGTTCGAGCTCGGCATGTCGTGGCTCATGCCCGCCATGCCAAGCCTCGATGCCGCACGGCCCCATCGCACGCTGCACGTGCACTTCAGCTCCGGCGCCGATCTGACGCGCCAGGTGAACAACGGCGAGCTCGACGCCTTTATTACGAGCAGCTCCGTCTCGACAACAAAATTTGAATACGAGGCGCTGCATCGCGAGAACTACGCGTTCGTCGCCGCCGCTAAGCTTTGGCCGCCTGCCCGTCGCCGCGTCCGTCCACCAACTGAACAGTGGTGTCTGCTCGACACCGCGCCTAGCCTGCCGCTGTTTCGCTATCTCGCGGAGACCACCGGCACCGCGCCGTGGACCTTTGCCAGCATGCGCTACTTCGGATCGATTGCCCCGATTAAAGACTGGGTCTTGGCAGGACGCGGGGTGGCGGTGTTGCCTCATTACTATGTCACGCGCGAATTGGCGCAACGCAAGCTCGTCGTCTTGGCGCCGCCTGCCAAGCTCGGCCATGACTACTTCCGCTTGGTGTGGAAAACCGGGCACCCTCGCGCGCACGAGCTGCGACAGCTCGCGGCCGAGCTACGCACACGACCGCTGAGCTGA